One window of the Camelus ferus isolate YT-003-E chromosome 12, BCGSAC_Cfer_1.0, whole genome shotgun sequence genome contains the following:
- the PCED1B gene encoding PC-esterase domain-containing protein 1B: MVHLLTAEVQQLLHNKFVVILGDSVQRAVYKDLVLLLQKDCLLTHNQLRAKGEDSFEQDKLVHGGRKSHGHNGTNYREEREFCSGHHKVRFYFLTRVYSDYLKGILEKLQAEEHVPDLVIMNSCLWDISRYGEDSWPSYLRNLESLFGLLRQVLPKSCLLVWNTAMPVGDNITAPVLPPELQASASSFMKNRVMEANFYSSVEAEKHGFDVLDLHFHFRRHVDRHLQEDGVHWNETAHRHLSQLLLAHVADAWGVELPKRQLVGQLIRGGPTRGRPRQGFERQPQASRDQLAFPPPPPLPLPRRQPLLPRPSPRPPLFPHLPPQPGPNPFHQLTPPFLPCPQDDYSPSDHPFQSNQFLNHFYSGAPPTPQTEFAFQPDFVLDPQPPMLPLPSTCYQQRLTVVHRGFPRYRPPSPYVPWRGRPRPSKRRAPVYPEPRPQ; encoded by the coding sequence ATGGTCCACCTGCTGACCGCCGAAGTGCAGCAGCTGCTCCACAACAAGTTCGTGGTCATCCTGGGGGACTCGGTCCAGAGGGCTGTGTACAAGGACCTGGTGCTCCTGCTGCAGAAGGACTGCCTGCTCACTCACAACCAGCTCCGGGCCAAGGGGGAGGACAGCTTCGAACAGGACAAGCTGGTGCATGGAGGCCGGAAGAGCCACGGGCACAACGGCACCAACTACCGCGAGGAGCGCGAGTTCTGCTCCGGCCACCACAAGGTGCGCTTCTACTTCCTGACGCGCGTCTACTCGGACTACCTCAAGGGCATCTTGGAGAAGCTGCAGGCGGAGGAGCACGTCCCGGACTTGGTCATCATGAACTCCTGCCTCTGGGACATCAGCAGGTATGGGGAGGACTCCTGGCCGAGCTACCTGCGGAACCTGGAGAGCCTGTTTGGGCTCCTCCGCCAGGTGCTGCCCAAGTCGTGCCTCCTGGTGTGGAACACGGCCATGCCCGTGGGCGACAACATCACGGCGCCCGTCCTCCCGCCTGAACTCCAGGCCTCGGCCTCCTCCTTCATGAAAAACAGAGTGATGGAAGCCAACTTCTACAGCtctgtggaggctgagaagcacGGCTTTGATGTGCTGGACTTGCATTTCCACTTCCGTCGCCACGTGGACAGGCACCTGCAGGAGGACGGGGTGCACTGGAACGAGACCGCGCACCGGCAtctctcccagctgctgctggCCCACGTGGCTGACGCCTGGGGGGTAGAGCTCCCCAAGCGGCAGCTGGTGGGCCAGTTGATCAGGGGTGGTCCAACCAGAGGAAGACCTCGCCAGGGATTTgagaggcagccccaggccagcagagATCAACTGGccttccctccaccaccacccttgCCTCTGCCCAGGCGCCAACCCCTGCTTCCCAGGCCATCTCCCCGCCCACCCCTGTTCCCACACTTGCCCCCACAACCTGGTCCCAATCCCTTTCATCAGCTGACGCCCCCATTCCTGCCCTGTCCCCAAGATGACTATTCTCCTTCAGACCATCCTTTCCAGTCAAATCAATTCTTAAACCATTTCTATTCAGGTGCTCCCCCAACTCCCCAGACAGAATTTGCTTTCCAACCTGACTTTGTGTTGGACCCCCAGCCACCTATGCTCCCCTTGCCATCAACCTGTTACCAGCAGCGGCTCACTGTGGTTCACAGAGGTTTTCCCCGGTATCGTCCCCCCAGCCCCTATGTTCCCTGGAGAGGGCGGCCCAGACCTTCCAAGAGAAGGGCCCCAGTCTACCCAGAGCCAAGACCTCAATAG